A section of the Rhizobium sp. BG4 genome encodes:
- a CDS encoding alpha/beta hydrolase, protein MADKSYVHRLHAGAPGKPILFVLHGTGGDENQFFEFGRRLLPEATIVSPRGDISEHGAARFFKRTGEGVYDMEDLARATEKMAAYVKDLTVDHGASQILGLGFSNGANILANVLIEKGLIDASVLMHPLIPFQPKPNPELAGRRVLITAGQRDPICPVPLTEALAAYFETEKAKVTTEWHAGGHDIRPNEIDAIRTFFEPYF, encoded by the coding sequence ATGGCTGATAAGTCTTATGTGCACCGGCTGCATGCCGGTGCACCCGGAAAGCCTATTCTCTTCGTGCTTCACGGCACGGGGGGCGACGAGAACCAGTTCTTCGAATTCGGGCGGCGCCTGCTGCCCGAAGCGACGATCGTCTCGCCGCGCGGCGATATCTCCGAACACGGTGCCGCCCGCTTCTTCAAGCGCACCGGCGAGGGCGTCTACGATATGGAAGACCTTGCCCGGGCGACGGAGAAGATGGCCGCTTATGTCAAGGATCTGACCGTCGACCACGGCGCGTCGCAAATCCTCGGCCTCGGCTTCTCGAATGGCGCCAACATTCTTGCCAATGTGCTGATCGAGAAGGGCCTCATCGATGCCTCGGTGCTGATGCATCCGCTGATCCCGTTCCAGCCGAAGCCCAATCCGGAGCTTGCCGGGCGCCGGGTGCTGATCACCGCCGGCCAGCGCGACCCGATCTGTCCGGTGCCGCTGACCGAGGCGCTTGCCGCCTATTTCGAAACCGAAAAGGCCAAGGTGACGACGGAATGGCATGCGGGCGGCCACGATATCCGGCCGAACGAGATCGACGCCATCAGGACATTCTTCGAGCCGTATTTTTAG
- a CDS encoding adenylosuccinate synthase, with amino-acid sequence MTNVVVVGSQWGDEGKGKIVDWLSERADVIVRYQGGHNAGHTLVIDGVSYKLALLPSGLVRGKLSVIGNGVVVDPHHFVAEVEKLRAQGVNVNPDVLRIADNAPLILSLHRDLDGFREDAASNSGTKIGTTRRGIGPAYEDKVGRRAIRAIDLADKEALPAKIDRLLTHHNALRRGLGLPEISVESLEKELHDVADQVLPYVDQVWRILDDQRKAGARILFEGAQGALLDNDHGTYPYVTSSNTVAGQAAAGSGLGPTAIGYVLGITKAYTTRVGEGPFPCELHDEIGKHLSTVGREVGVNTGRPRRCGWFDSVLVRQTVKTSGITGIALTKLDVLDGLDELKICVAYKLDGKEIDYLPASQAAQARVEPVYITLEGWKESTVGARSWADLPAQAIKYVRQVEELIGAPVALLSTSPERDDTILVTDPFED; translated from the coding sequence ATGACGAACGTAGTCGTGGTCGGTTCCCAGTGGGGTGACGAAGGCAAGGGCAAGATTGTCGATTGGCTTTCGGAACGTGCGGATGTCATCGTCCGCTATCAGGGCGGCCATAATGCAGGTCATACGCTCGTCATCGACGGCGTCAGCTACAAGCTGGCTCTGCTGCCCTCAGGTCTCGTCCGCGGCAAGCTCAGCGTCATCGGCAACGGCGTCGTCGTCGATCCGCATCACTTCGTCGCCGAAGTCGAGAAGCTGCGCGCCCAGGGCGTCAACGTGAACCCTGACGTGCTGCGTATCGCCGACAACGCGCCGCTGATCCTGTCGCTGCACCGCGACCTCGATGGCTTCCGCGAAGACGCGGCCTCCAACAGCGGCACGAAGATCGGCACCACGCGCCGCGGCATCGGCCCGGCCTACGAAGACAAGGTCGGCCGCCGCGCCATCCGCGCCATCGACCTTGCCGACAAGGAAGCGCTGCCAGCCAAGATCGACCGCCTGCTGACGCATCACAATGCGCTGCGCCGCGGCCTCGGCCTGCCGGAAATCTCGGTGGAATCGCTGGAGAAGGAACTGCACGACGTTGCCGATCAGGTCCTGCCCTATGTCGACCAGGTCTGGCGCATCCTCGACGATCAGCGCAAGGCTGGCGCCCGCATCCTGTTCGAAGGTGCGCAGGGCGCGCTGCTCGACAACGACCACGGCACCTATCCCTATGTGACGTCGTCGAACACCGTTGCCGGTCAGGCTGCTGCAGGCTCCGGCCTCGGCCCGACGGCGATCGGCTACGTTCTCGGCATCACCAAGGCCTACACGACGCGCGTCGGCGAGGGCCCGTTCCCCTGCGAGCTGCATGACGAGATCGGCAAGCACCTGTCGACCGTCGGCCGCGAAGTCGGCGTCAACACCGGCCGTCCGCGCCGCTGCGGCTGGTTCGATTCGGTTCTGGTGCGCCAGACGGTGAAGACCTCCGGCATCACCGGCATCGCGCTCACCAAGCTCGACGTTCTCGACGGTCTCGACGAACTGAAGATCTGCGTCGCCTACAAGCTTGACGGGAAGGAGATCGATTATCTTCCGGCAAGCCAGGCTGCTCAGGCTCGCGTCGAGCCGGTCTACATCACGCTTGAAGGCTGGAAGGAATCCACCGTCGGCGCCCGCAGCTGGGCCGATCTTCCGGCGCAGGCGATCAAATATGTGCGTCAGGTCGAAGAACTGATCGGCGCGCCGGTGGCCCTGTTGTCCACAAGCCCTGAGCGAGATGACACGATACTTGTGACCGATCCCTTTGAGGATTAA
- a CDS encoding GNAT family N-acetyltransferase: MNSEFAVRPMRPGELELVLEWARQEGWNPGLDDSLAFHDADPSGFFVGAVGEVPVGSISVVKYGDEFAFLGLYIVHPDFRGKGYGKAIWNAGMASAEGRAIGLDGVEAQQPSYRKAGFEPAYKTIRFGGVATSVPSSSLTAQAVTDKTDGIVRYDASIFPAARPEFVSAWCTSRKGRRSAVVRKSGKIRGYGTIRRCYEGYKIGPLFAADADTAAALMAQLITEADGAQVFIDVPEDNKDGLALAESIGLVPVLETMRMYRGKAPSIPLRNVYGVTTLELG, encoded by the coding sequence ATGAATTCGGAGTTTGCGGTTCGCCCCATGCGGCCGGGCGAGTTGGAGCTTGTGCTTGAATGGGCCCGTCAGGAAGGCTGGAATCCGGGCCTCGACGATTCCCTCGCGTTTCATGATGCAGATCCTTCCGGCTTTTTCGTCGGCGCTGTCGGGGAAGTCCCCGTCGGTTCGATCTCCGTCGTCAAGTATGGCGATGAATTCGCCTTTCTCGGCCTCTACATCGTCCATCCCGATTTCCGCGGCAAAGGCTATGGCAAGGCGATCTGGAATGCCGGCATGGCATCTGCCGAGGGCCGGGCGATCGGTCTCGACGGCGTCGAGGCGCAGCAGCCGAGTTACCGCAAGGCAGGCTTCGAGCCGGCCTACAAGACGATCCGCTTCGGCGGCGTCGCCACCTCCGTTCCGTCCTCGTCGCTCACCGCCCAGGCCGTGACCGACAAGACCGATGGTATCGTGCGCTATGACGCCTCGATCTTCCCGGCGGCGCGGCCGGAATTCGTCAGCGCCTGGTGCACCAGCCGGAAGGGCCGCAGGAGCGCCGTGGTGCGCAAGAGCGGCAAGATCCGCGGTTACGGCACGATCCGCCGCTGTTACGAAGGCTACAAGATCGGCCCGCTGTTTGCCGCCGATGCCGATACGGCTGCCGCGCTGATGGCGCAGCTGATCACCGAGGCCGATGGCGCGCAGGTTTTCATCGACGTGCCCGAAGACAACAAGGACGGCCTGGCGCTGGCCGAAAGCATCGGCCTCGTGCCCGTGCTGGAGACGATGCGCATGTATCGCGGCAAGGCGCCGTCGATCCCGCTTAGGAATGTCTATGGCGTGACGACGCTGGAACTCGGCTAG
- a CDS encoding DUF6030 family protein, producing MATDTTGQGMKTPPARRRRGLVLWLMLALSLSLIGGTVLLSNDMRHLRGLAERLGYSFEKPKPVAALPRTSPPPPRPRPPVKPVLASIEHDPRLMEAPVDELAAAFFRTWWTTGPAICEALRKAGIETTPWRAAAMSGDTFECTFQQIYKQDAEKPLSSVFVIIRGDRTGAIANMRAKLVGPETDTAGKLDPAAMRIFETLLAQPHWQDFSAMLAAIRDLKDAKEESFGASISFARETTSDNSFNFIIAMKAAPGPQVRTRAYFSAARWLEMPEQPPSEKRPPYFR from the coding sequence TTGGCAACCGACACGACAGGCCAGGGAATGAAGACCCCGCCGGCACGCCGCAGACGCGGCCTGGTGCTGTGGCTGATGCTTGCCCTCTCGCTCTCTCTCATCGGCGGCACCGTTCTGCTCTCGAACGACATGCGCCACCTGCGCGGCCTCGCCGAACGGCTGGGCTACAGTTTCGAGAAGCCCAAACCGGTGGCGGCGCTGCCCCGCACCTCCCCGCCGCCGCCAAGACCGCGCCCGCCGGTAAAGCCGGTGCTCGCAAGCATCGAGCACGATCCGCGGCTGATGGAAGCGCCGGTCGATGAGCTCGCGGCCGCATTTTTCCGGACATGGTGGACAACGGGACCGGCGATCTGCGAGGCCTTGCGCAAGGCAGGCATCGAGACGACGCCCTGGCGCGCTGCCGCCATGAGCGGCGACACCTTCGAATGCACCTTCCAACAGATCTACAAGCAGGATGCGGAAAAGCCGCTGAGTTCCGTCTTCGTGATCATCCGTGGCGACCGCACCGGCGCGATCGCCAATATGCGGGCAAAGCTGGTCGGCCCGGAAACGGATACGGCAGGCAAGCTCGATCCGGCAGCGATGCGGATTTTCGAGACGCTGCTTGCCCAGCCGCACTGGCAGGATTTCTCCGCCATGCTGGCCGCGATCCGCGATTTGAAGGATGCGAAGGAGGAAAGCTTCGGCGCCAGCATCAGCTTCGCTCGCGAAACGACGAGCGACAACAGCTTCAACTTCATCATCGCCATGAAGGCCGCACCCGGCCCGCAGGTCCGCACGCGGGCCTATTTCTCGGCCGCCCGCTGGCTCGAAATGCCGGAGCAGCCGCCTTCGGAAAAGCGGCCGCCCTATTTTCGCTAG
- a CDS encoding VOC family protein, whose protein sequence is MLNQIKGLHHVTSMAEDARTNNTFFTDALGLRRVKKTVNFDAPDVYHLYYGDETGSPGTIMTYFPFPKMPKGRPGTGEVGTTVFSIPEGSIGFWSDRLTKLNADGLKTEESFGEKRLNFAGPDGDGFALVEVKDDARQPWTHGGISEDHAIRGFHSVAMRLRDDGATSELLKFMGYDVQDEKDGVKRLIMPGGNGAHLIDLETMPSISRALPGAGSVHHVAFAVENREKQLEVRKALMDTGYQVTPVIDRDYFWAIYFRTPGGVLFEIATNEPGFDRDEDTAHLGEALKLPQQHAHLRNLIEQHLPPLEA, encoded by the coding sequence ATGTTGAACCAGATCAAGGGCCTGCACCACGTCACGTCGATGGCTGAGGATGCCCGCACCAACAACACCTTCTTCACCGATGCGCTCGGCCTGCGCCGTGTCAAGAAGACCGTCAACTTCGACGCGCCCGATGTCTATCACCTCTACTATGGTGACGAGACCGGCTCGCCGGGCACGATCATGACCTACTTCCCGTTCCCGAAGATGCCGAAGGGCCGTCCGGGCACCGGTGAAGTCGGCACCACCGTATTCTCCATCCCGGAAGGCTCGATCGGCTTCTGGAGCGATCGCCTGACGAAGCTGAATGCCGATGGCCTGAAGACCGAAGAGAGCTTCGGTGAGAAGCGGCTGAACTTCGCCGGTCCTGACGGCGACGGCTTTGCGCTTGTCGAGGTCAAGGACGATGCCCGCCAGCCCTGGACGCATGGCGGCATTTCCGAGGACCACGCGATCCGCGGTTTCCACTCGGTCGCCATGCGCCTGCGTGACGATGGCGCCACTTCGGAACTCCTGAAGTTCATGGGCTATGACGTCCAAGACGAGAAGGACGGCGTCAAGCGGCTGATCATGCCCGGCGGCAACGGTGCGCATCTGATCGACCTCGAGACGATGCCGAGCATTTCCCGCGCGCTTCCGGGCGCCGGTTCTGTCCACCATGTCGCCTTCGCCGTCGAGAACCGCGAAAAGCAGCTCGAGGTGCGCAAGGCGCTGATGGATACCGGATACCAGGTGACGCCTGTTATCGACCGCGATTACTTCTGGGCGATCTATTTCCGTACGCCGGGCGGCGTGCTGTTCGAGATCGCCACCAACGAACCCGGCTTCGACCGTGACGAGGATACCGCTCATCTCGGCGAGGCGCTGAAGCTGCCGCAGCAGCACGCGCATCTGCGTAACCTGATCGAGCAGCATCTGCCGCCGCTCGAAGCCTAA
- a CDS encoding DMT family transporter — MQITAYICLVIATLCWGGNAVAGKLALGHVSPMMLTLLRWTLATLLIAAISLPYLKRDWPLVRKNLPLLFFYGIIGYTTFNAMLYSAVQYTTAINVAIEQAGIPMLIFLLNFVFFRTSVSAAQFAGFGMTLIGVALTAAHGDFATLLQLSLNRGDALMLIAVVAYSVYTIFLRWKPSVDWRTLMAIPAFAAALTSVPLLIWEGSKGSIQVPDANGWVIAFYTAIFASLLAQILYIKGVETIGANRAGLFINLVPVFGTLLSVLLLAEELQTFHMVALALTLGGIAIAEKGRPKDAAPTVPASPVD, encoded by the coding sequence GTGCAGATCACGGCCTATATTTGCCTCGTTATCGCCACGCTGTGCTGGGGCGGCAATGCGGTGGCCGGCAAGCTGGCGCTGGGGCATGTGAGCCCGATGATGCTGACGCTGCTGCGCTGGACGCTGGCAACGCTGCTGATCGCCGCGATCTCCCTGCCCTATCTGAAGCGCGACTGGCCGCTGGTGCGCAAGAACCTGCCGCTGCTCTTCTTCTACGGCATCATCGGCTACACGACCTTCAACGCCATGCTCTATTCCGCCGTCCAATACACGACGGCGATCAACGTGGCGATCGAGCAGGCCGGCATTCCGATGCTGATCTTCCTGCTGAACTTCGTCTTCTTCCGCACCAGCGTCTCGGCTGCCCAGTTCGCAGGCTTCGGCATGACACTCATCGGCGTGGCGCTGACGGCTGCCCATGGCGATTTCGCGACACTGCTGCAACTCAGCCTCAACCGCGGCGACGCACTGATGCTGATCGCCGTCGTCGCCTATTCCGTCTACACGATCTTCCTGCGCTGGAAGCCGTCGGTCGACTGGCGCACGCTGATGGCGATCCCGGCATTTGCCGCCGCGCTGACCTCGGTGCCGCTGCTGATCTGGGAAGGTTCGAAAGGCAGTATCCAGGTGCCAGATGCGAATGGCTGGGTCATCGCCTTTTACACGGCGATCTTCGCCTCGCTGCTGGCGCAGATTCTCTACATCAAGGGCGTCGAGACGATCGGCGCCAATCGCGCCGGGCTGTTCATCAATCTGGTGCCTGTGTTCGGCACACTGCTCTCGGTGCTCCTGCTCGCCGAAGAGCTGCAGACCTTCCACATGGTGGCGCTTGCCCTGACGCTCGGCGGCATCGCGATCGCCGAGAAGGGCCGGCCTAAAGACGCTGCACCGACAGTGCCCGCCTCGCCGGTCGACTAG